A genomic stretch from Algoriphagus halophilus includes:
- the map gene encoding type I methionyl aminopeptidase: MSITNEFELAGMKKASEAVACTLKEMTAYARPGISTKELDEFGAKVLADFGAKSAPFLTYGFPGFTCISVNQEFCHGIPSLRRILQEGDLVNIDVSAELDGFWSDNGNSFVLGPDIHGHQDLVNASKEILQKAISHIKGGIRISDVGHLMETEAKKRGYRVIKNLTGHGVGRSLHEEPSEIANYRDKFNRTRFKKNSVVAIETFIATESTYADTLSDGWTMVGNKGGFMAQHEHTIMVTENAPLILTEMNGLWD; the protein is encoded by the coding sequence ATGTCCATTACCAATGAATTTGAATTAGCAGGAATGAAAAAGGCCAGTGAAGCGGTCGCCTGTACCTTGAAAGAAATGACTGCCTATGCCCGTCCAGGTATCTCTACTAAAGAATTGGATGAGTTTGGAGCAAAAGTTTTGGCGGATTTTGGAGCAAAGTCTGCTCCCTTTTTAACTTATGGGTTCCCCGGATTTACCTGTATCAGCGTGAACCAGGAGTTTTGTCATGGGATTCCTTCCCTGAGAAGAATTTTACAGGAAGGGGATTTGGTGAATATTGACGTTTCGGCGGAGTTGGATGGGTTTTGGTCAGACAATGGGAACTCCTTTGTCTTGGGGCCTGATATCCATGGACATCAGGATTTGGTAAATGCTTCCAAAGAGATCTTACAGAAAGCTATCTCACATATCAAGGGAGGAATCAGGATTTCGGATGTAGGCCATTTGATGGAAACAGAAGCCAAAAAAAGAGGCTACAGAGTCATCAAAAACCTCACTGGTCATGGCGTGGGCAGAAGCTTGCACGAGGAGCCTTCAGAAATCGCCAATTATAGAGACAAGTTCAACCGTACCCGCTTTAAGAAAAATTCGGTGGTAGCGATCGAAACTTTTATTGCCACAGAATCTACCTATGCGGACACGCTATCGGATGGCTGGACCATGGTAGGAAATAAAGGTGGTTTTATGGCACAGCATGAACATACCATTATGGTTACTGAAAACGCTCCTCTGATATTAACAGAAATGAATGGGCTTTGGGATTGA